The following are from one region of the Candidatus Krumholzibacteriia bacterium genome:
- the murB gene encoding UDP-N-acetylmuramate dehydrogenase: protein MTFHDDLHRVTGGRVKTQEPLDRHTTFRIGGPAEYYVAPRSEAEVGAVCALAQAANVPLRVLGNGSNLIVPDAGVTGIVLHVARALAGVERNDHEVHAGAGLPLVQLMQFAARQGLEGMEWACGIPGTVGGALLTNAGTPAGEMSDVTTRIRVVERDGNLRELAPGDFAFAYRKSSLRERGCVAVGATVRLQPGDRDAIFERIKTYNQRRLLTQPVGTWNSGCIFKNCPPHRIGQEIDRAGLKGRRVGHASVSTVHGNFIVNEGGARAADVLELIACIKHELEPRLGVHLEEEVEIWS from the coding sequence ATGACATTCCATGACGACCTGCACCGCGTCACCGGGGGACGCGTCAAGACGCAGGAACCTTTGGACCGCCACACCACCTTCCGCATCGGCGGGCCAGCGGAGTACTACGTCGCCCCGCGCTCCGAGGCCGAGGTCGGCGCCGTCTGTGCCCTGGCGCAGGCAGCGAACGTGCCGCTCCGGGTCCTCGGCAACGGCTCCAACCTCATCGTTCCCGATGCGGGCGTGACTGGAATCGTCCTGCATGTGGCCCGCGCCCTCGCCGGTGTGGAGAGAAACGACCACGAGGTGCACGCCGGCGCCGGTCTGCCGCTCGTGCAGCTCATGCAGTTCGCGGCCCGCCAGGGCCTGGAAGGTATGGAGTGGGCCTGCGGCATCCCCGGCACCGTGGGCGGGGCGCTCCTCACCAACGCCGGCACGCCGGCCGGTGAGATGAGCGACGTGACCACGCGCATCCGTGTCGTCGAACGGGACGGCAACCTGCGCGAGCTTGCCCCCGGGGATTTCGCCTTCGCCTACCGCAAGAGCTCGCTCCGTGAGCGGGGCTGCGTCGCCGTGGGCGCCACAGTGCGCCTGCAGCCCGGCGACCGCGACGCCATCTTCGAGCGCATCAAGACCTACAACCAGCGCCGACTGCTCACCCAGCCCGTCGGCACCTGGAACTCGGGCTGCATCTTCAAGAACTGCCCGCCCCATCGCATCGGTCAGGAGATCGACCGCGCCGGCCTCAAGGGCAGGCGCGTCGGCCACGCCAGCGTCTCCACGGTGCACGGCAACTTCATCGTCAACGAAGGTGGCGCCCGCGCCGCCGACGTCCTCGAGCTCATCGCCTGCATCAAGCACGAGCTCGAACCCAGGCTCGGCGTCCACCTCGAAGAAGAAGTCGAGATCTGGTCCTAG
- a CDS encoding polysaccharide biosynthesis protein, which translates to SGFDPEQVPIRFTGMRPGEKLHEELQADTDATLPSPHPQLLVARLGPLQVPDALAAATELATLARDGDDTSIRRRLAAILPDYSPPSD; encoded by the coding sequence TCTCCGGCTTCGATCCCGAGCAGGTGCCGATCCGCTTCACCGGGATGAGGCCCGGGGAGAAGCTGCACGAGGAGCTGCAGGCCGACACGGATGCGACGCTGCCGTCGCCGCATCCGCAACTGCTCGTCGCGCGTCTCGGGCCGTTGCAAGTGCCCGACGCCCTCGCTGCTGCTACGGAGCTCGCCACCCTCGCCCGCGATGGCGACGACACATCGATCCGCCGCCGCCTCGCCGCCATCCTTCCGGACTACTCGCCTCCCTCGGATTGA
- a CDS encoding nucleoside-diphosphate sugar epimerase/dehydratase, whose product MVAQKVLYVARRVVVHLVLLAGCFVASYLVHFEGQIPDPQRQYLPFNLALSVGTMLLGLLWARVYRKLTDFASLRDFLSILRGTGLATLVLLCANNLIPSPMGLPWPVLVIYFLLSSAMLSVSLFTVRIWRESPLMQAQWLERGGALRPLVVYGAGRAGSMVAREILQSPELGYELRGFIDDDPEKWGKEIHGARVLGGRHDLVRWIGPELRELVLAIPSLEADARREILTWCRRAGAHVRILPGLADLLRGTSVLQQIRDVRVEDLLPREAVELDDTEVQQLIEGEKVLVTGAAGSIGSELCHEILRHRPAKLLLVEQSESRLFFLERDLQSEVSGERTEIVPLLADIGDRERMEAILRAHRPAHIFHAAAYKHVPMMEHNPYEAIRNNVLATHSIAALAREYQVGRFTLVSTDKAVEPTSVMGASKRAAEIILRELNREGGTRFVIVRFGNVLDSDGSVVPLFKEQIASGGPITITHPDMERFFMTIPEAARLILQATAMGEGGEVFVLEMGKPVRILDLARTLVELSGLRFMEDVKVQFSGVRPGEKLSEKLFFDHERCEPTKVRAIYRAGPERGRRVDLPSFLQTLHDLLRGVPEARQLGTRFMTLVNELEAPAGSAKKAPDVSTIVPLVRVPGARGGA is encoded by the coding sequence ATGGTGGCCCAGAAAGTCCTGTACGTGGCCCGGCGGGTCGTCGTGCACCTGGTGCTCCTCGCGGGCTGCTTCGTCGCTTCCTACCTCGTGCACTTCGAGGGCCAAATCCCCGATCCCCAGCGTCAGTACTTGCCCTTCAACCTGGCGCTCAGCGTCGGCACCATGCTCCTCGGGCTGCTGTGGGCGCGGGTGTACCGCAAGCTCACCGACTTCGCCAGCTTGCGCGACTTCCTGAGCATCTTGCGCGGCACCGGCCTGGCGACGCTGGTGCTGCTCTGCGCCAACAACCTCATCCCGTCGCCCATGGGCCTGCCGTGGCCGGTGCTCGTCATCTACTTCCTCCTCTCCTCGGCGATGCTCTCGGTGTCGCTGTTCACCGTGCGCATCTGGCGCGAGAGCCCGCTGATGCAAGCGCAGTGGTTGGAGAGAGGCGGGGCGCTCCGACCCCTGGTGGTGTACGGCGCCGGCCGGGCGGGGAGCATGGTGGCGCGGGAAATCCTGCAATCGCCGGAGCTGGGCTACGAGCTGCGCGGCTTCATCGACGACGATCCGGAGAAGTGGGGCAAGGAGATCCACGGCGCCCGCGTCCTCGGCGGCCGGCACGACCTGGTGCGCTGGATCGGGCCGGAGCTGCGCGAGCTCGTCCTCGCCATCCCGTCGCTGGAGGCCGATGCGCGCCGCGAGATCCTCACCTGGTGCCGGCGGGCGGGGGCGCACGTGCGCATCCTGCCCGGGCTGGCGGACCTGCTGCGCGGCACCAGCGTCCTGCAGCAGATCCGCGATGTCCGCGTCGAAGACCTGCTGCCCCGCGAGGCGGTGGAGCTGGACGACACCGAGGTGCAGCAGCTCATCGAAGGCGAGAAGGTGCTCGTCACCGGCGCGGCGGGCTCCATCGGCTCGGAGCTCTGTCACGAGATCCTGCGCCACCGGCCGGCGAAGCTGCTCCTGGTCGAGCAGTCCGAGAGCCGTCTCTTCTTCCTGGAGCGGGACCTGCAGAGCGAAGTGTCCGGCGAGCGCACCGAGATCGTGCCGCTCCTCGCCGACATCGGCGACCGGGAACGCATGGAAGCCATCCTGCGCGCCCACCGGCCCGCGCACATCTTCCATGCCGCTGCCTACAAGCACGTGCCGATGATGGAGCACAACCCCTACGAGGCCATCCGCAACAACGTGCTCGCCACGCACAGCATCGCCGCCCTGGCCCGGGAGTATCAGGTGGGGCGCTTCACCTTGGTGTCCACGGACAAGGCGGTGGAGCCGACCAGCGTCATGGGGGCCTCGAAGCGGGCGGCCGAGATCATCCTGCGCGAGCTGAACCGGGAGGGCGGCACCCGCTTCGTCATCGTCCGCTTCGGCAACGTCCTGGATTCCGACGGCAGCGTCGTGCCCCTCTTCAAGGAGCAGATCGCTTCCGGCGGTCCCATCACCATCACCCACCCGGACATGGAGCGTTTCTTCATGACCATCCCCGAAGCGGCGCGCCTGATCCTGCAGGCCACCGCCATGGGAGAAGGCGGCGAGGTCTTCGTCCTGGAGATGGGCAAGCCGGTGCGCATCCTGGACCTGGCGCGGACACTGGTGGAGCTCTCGGGGCTGCGCTTCATGGAGGACGTGAAGGTGCAGTTCAGCGGCGTCCGTCCGGGGGAGAAGCTGTCGGAGAAGCTCTTCTTCGACCACGAGCGCTGCGAGCCCACCAAAGTGCGCGCGATCTATCGCGCCGGGCCGGAGAGAGGCCGGCGGGTGGATCTACCGTCCTTCCTGCAGACGCTGCACGACCTGCTCCGCGGCGTGCCGGAAGCGCGTCAGCTCGGCACGCGTTTCATGACGCTGGTCAACGAGCTCGAGGCGCCCGCCGGGAGCGCCAAGAAAGCTCCGGACGTCTCCACCATCGTGCCGCTGGTTCGCGTCCCCGGGGCCCGCGGCGGCGCCTGA
- a CDS encoding glycosyltransferase family 39 protein, with protein sequence MGPRPRPIAAAAGVLAVAVGLVLLLRPLSHWLLRFTADGALEPATARFLDALWVLVLGAGLLALSSSVQPALGAAFAGMLGRPPEAEGKQRRSFVGLLALLTLVARLVVAQKSDIGLGDDGARVAWLLHWLQHPEPVPRELWGPGHLYLHALFWLVFRDAVRAGVVLSALSSAATVFLLGRTVERHWGRAAGTLAALFVAVLPVTSAHAATPDVNPVFAFLCVAAVCCAQRSAQGSWLWLVLGWVCVFFAAWSRFETFLLVPAFAAPLWRRWRRSVLFALACLLPSVLWAAAVQQAHGDFMRLFHTLQVDPTLSRPLGSRLFDFLWAGWLAVPLSVALLGAVGIARSLRWHRGAEFLPLLLLHLGSLLLATWSTGTGNQPRYFILVGSLCAAYAGAALGGALQRSPRSGLLLAAVALLLVPWTGALFPHEGELWIRHIPRLRQVTDCAAAFRASEALQEAPVVWIADEAGYFFLCRERLPVERYHSMPRAESDASAIATALRGEPVALVVLRDNAESERRWQGLAAALGEEFQVEERGERCADYRLLELRAPPAPRSTPPTSTGADTPR encoded by the coding sequence GTGGGACCACGACCCCGACCGATCGCCGCCGCGGCCGGGGTGTTGGCGGTCGCCGTCGGCCTGGTGCTGCTGCTCCGGCCGTTGTCGCACTGGCTCCTGCGATTCACCGCCGACGGCGCCTTGGAACCAGCGACGGCGCGCTTCCTCGACGCTCTCTGGGTACTCGTCCTCGGTGCTGGACTGCTGGCGCTCTCGTCGTCGGTTCAACCTGCCTTGGGCGCGGCCTTCGCCGGCATGCTCGGTAGGCCTCCCGAAGCGGAGGGAAAGCAGCGGCGCTCCTTCGTCGGCCTTCTGGCGCTGCTCACGCTCGTGGCTCGGCTCGTGGTGGCGCAAAAGAGCGACATCGGACTCGGCGACGACGGTGCCCGCGTCGCTTGGCTGCTGCACTGGTTGCAACACCCGGAGCCGGTGCCGCGAGAGCTGTGGGGCCCGGGGCATCTCTACCTGCACGCGCTCTTCTGGCTGGTGTTCCGGGACGCGGTGCGCGCCGGCGTCGTGCTCTCGGCGCTGTCGTCGGCGGCCACGGTCTTCCTCCTCGGACGCACGGTGGAGCGGCACTGGGGGCGAGCGGCGGGGACGCTGGCAGCGCTCTTTGTCGCCGTGCTCCCGGTGACGAGCGCCCACGCCGCGACTCCGGACGTGAACCCCGTCTTCGCCTTCCTCTGCGTCGCCGCAGTGTGCTGCGCCCAACGCAGCGCCCAGGGTTCCTGGCTCTGGCTCGTCCTCGGGTGGGTGTGCGTCTTCTTCGCCGCTTGGAGCCGCTTCGAGACCTTCCTCCTCGTGCCGGCCTTCGCGGCGCCGTTGTGGCGGCGCTGGCGCCGCTCTGTGCTCTTCGCTCTCGCCTGTCTCCTGCCGTCGGTGCTCTGGGCGGCGGCGGTGCAGCAGGCGCACGGGGACTTCATGCGTCTCTTCCACACCTTGCAAGTGGACCCGACCTTGAGCCGCCCGCTCGGTTCGCGGCTCTTCGATTTCCTCTGGGCCGGATGGCTGGCGGTGCCGTTGTCGGTGGCGCTGCTCGGTGCGGTGGGCATTGCGCGCTCGCTCCGTTGGCACCGAGGCGCCGAGTTCTTGCCCCTCCTCCTGCTCCACCTCGGAAGCTTGCTGCTCGCCACCTGGAGCACCGGGACGGGGAATCAGCCGCGCTACTTCATCTTGGTGGGGTCGCTCTGCGCGGCCTACGCGGGGGCCGCCCTGGGCGGGGCGCTGCAGCGCTCGCCGCGTTCCGGGCTGTTGCTCGCTGCCGTCGCTCTCTTGCTCGTGCCCTGGACGGGAGCGCTCTTCCCGCACGAAGGGGAGCTGTGGATCCGGCACATCCCACGTCTGCGGCAGGTGACGGACTGCGCCGCAGCGTTTCGAGCCTCGGAGGCCCTGCAGGAAGCGCCGGTGGTGTGGATCGCCGACGAAGCGGGCTACTTCTTCCTCTGCCGGGAGCGCCTGCCGGTGGAACGCTATCATTCCATGCCGCGCGCCGAGAGCGACGCGAGCGCGATCGCGACGGCGCTGCGGGGTGAACCGGTCGCGCTCGTGGTCCTGCGAGACAACGCCGAATCGGAACGCCGCTGGCAAGGCCTCGCCGCTGCCCTGGGGGAAGAGTTCCAGGTCGAGGAGAGGGGAGAGCGCTGCGCCGACTACCGGCTCCTCGAGTTGCGTGCGCCGCCAGCGCCACGTAGCACGCCACCCACTTCGACGGGAGCGGACACGCCGCGGTGA
- a CDS encoding DegT/DnrJ/EryC1/StrS family aminotransferase, with protein sequence MQAAKDAGDSRTKARRIQVAAPALPDFEAALPLLREIWNSGELTNGRTVAAFERKVAELMPGREVVAVNNCTAGLMLALRALNVHGEVLVPSFTFMASAHAIVWSGCRPVFVDCDPETLNVNVEDLQRKITKHTGAIIAVYVSGNPPALDVLEKIAREHSLKLILDAAHGLGSSFQGRPAGSFGDAEVFSLSPTKTITSCEGGLVSLREAESARRLRSGRNYGNPGNYDCEFIGLNARMSELHALVGLQSLPHLQRNVEERRRLVRLYTGALAKLRGVRLQRVEEGNLSSYKDFSLRIVEREFGASRDEVRRVLERSGIETRTYFDPPVHRMAAYRPWAPTRSGDLAATELVAQQILNLPLYVGLREDDIARIVSIIEAVGTRTPVRV encoded by the coding sequence GTGCAGGCAGCGAAGGACGCGGGAGATTCCAGGACGAAAGCACGTCGCATCCAGGTGGCAGCGCCGGCGCTTCCCGACTTCGAGGCCGCCCTACCGCTCCTGCGCGAGATCTGGAATTCTGGAGAGCTCACCAACGGCCGCACCGTCGCCGCCTTCGAGCGCAAGGTGGCGGAGCTGATGCCCGGCCGCGAGGTCGTGGCGGTGAACAATTGCACTGCCGGCCTCATGCTGGCGCTTCGCGCCCTGAACGTCCACGGCGAGGTCCTGGTCCCGAGCTTCACCTTCATGGCCTCGGCCCACGCCATCGTCTGGAGCGGCTGCCGCCCGGTGTTCGTGGACTGCGACCCGGAAACGCTCAACGTCAACGTCGAGGACTTGCAGCGGAAGATCACCAAGCACACCGGCGCCATCATCGCGGTCTACGTGAGCGGCAATCCTCCCGCCCTGGATGTCCTGGAGAAGATCGCCCGAGAGCACAGCCTGAAGTTGATCCTCGACGCCGCGCACGGTCTCGGCTCCTCCTTCCAGGGGCGACCGGCGGGGAGCTTCGGCGACGCCGAGGTGTTCAGCTTGTCGCCGACCAAGACGATCACCTCCTGCGAAGGCGGCCTGGTGAGCTTGCGGGAGGCGGAGAGCGCCCGGCGGTTGCGCAGCGGCCGCAACTATGGCAACCCGGGCAACTACGACTGCGAGTTCATCGGCCTCAACGCCCGCATGAGCGAGCTCCATGCCCTGGTGGGGCTGCAATCCCTGCCGCACCTGCAGCGCAACGTCGAGGAGCGCCGGCGGCTGGTGCGCCTCTACACCGGCGCGCTCGCCAAGCTGCGGGGCGTGCGGCTGCAGCGCGTCGAGGAAGGCAATCTCTCGTCGTACAAGGATTTCAGCCTGCGCATCGTGGAGCGCGAGTTCGGCGCCAGCCGCGACGAAGTCCGCCGCGTCCTCGAGCGGAGCGGCATCGAAACGCGCACCTACTTCGATCCGCCGGTGCATCGCATGGCGGCCTACCGCCCCTGGGCGCCCACCCGCTCCGGGGATCTCGCCGCCACCGAGCTGGTGGCGCAGCAGATCCTCAACCTGCCCCTCTACGTCGGCCTGCGGGAAGACGACATCGCCCGCATCGTCTCCATCATCGAGGCCGTCGGCACGCGGACGCCCGTGCGCGTCTGA
- a CDS encoding EamA family transporter — protein sequence MGQTFVLGALFVLATACANVLQKKAMQGLGEVTVPSVEALRRLLVSPHLWGGLGCWALALVSYMIILSRVPLNVATSIASLSFVAVLLASRLVLGEPIPPLRILGFACILVGMSIVAYTQRGSA from the coding sequence ATGGGGCAAACGTTCGTTCTCGGCGCCCTGTTCGTGCTCGCCACGGCATGCGCCAACGTCCTGCAGAAGAAGGCCATGCAGGGGTTGGGAGAAGTGACGGTGCCCTCCGTGGAGGCGTTGCGCCGTCTGCTGGTGAGCCCGCACCTCTGGGGCGGTCTCGGTTGCTGGGCCCTCGCGCTCGTTTCCTATATGATCATCTTGTCGCGGGTGCCCCTCAACGTGGCGACCTCCATCGCCTCGCTCAGTTTCGTCGCCGTGCTCCTCGCCTCTCGCCTCGTCCTCGGGGAGCCCATACCGCCGCTCCGCATCCTGGGTTTCGCCTGTATCCTGGTGGGGATGTCCATCGTGGCCTACACCCAGCGCGGCAGCGCTTGA